The Panicum virgatum strain AP13 chromosome 3N, P.virgatum_v5, whole genome shotgun sequence genome includes the window ataaaaaaaaattcggACCACTTAAAAGAACAATTACATAGCACAAACTTCACGATCACATAACTTATGCATACAACTTTTATATATAACTTTTGTGAGACAAGTTATAAGAGTATAAATTTGAAGTGCCACTCCTGTGATGCACATAGTTTGCACGCATAACTTAGCTTCTTCTAGTCAATTTATACGCATAAACTTTTTATATTTGAAAAAGTTGTAACATATACACACAATTTATACTTCTCTTTCTGATAATTTCTTTATTCGATAATTTTGTGCCATCACTTTCATGGTATGAACAACTTATAGGTTATAACTTTTATCTTCTATGAATGTTGTTTGGAGAATTTTATGTATAACTTGTTCATAATGTACACACATACAAAATGATATAACACAAAaattattgaatgaaaaaacaaaatgaaaaaGTAAGAAAAAAAGCCCGTGGCGCCGCAATCTTGGGGCTGCCCAGCAAACCGGCACCCGCACATGGTTGTGGGCCCGCCCGTTAGAGCGGAGTACGCCAGATGAATCGCGCGCCAGCAGCGCTTCTGGCAAGCGCTTGTCAAATTAGATTTGCGCTCAGGATGCCAGGGCTCGTCACGTAAGTTTGTTGCTGCCGCACAACACAGCAGCACTGTCACGTGAAAAAATAAAAGCTATTTTGGGAGCCACGTACATGTACAAGAGCTTAGAGCTCGAGCCACCGCGGTAGGAAATCGTGCGCTCGTACGCTTGCTAGCGCACGCGTGTGGAGTTGGATTTCCGAGCAAGAGGGGAGCTGAGTTTTATTACCATCTTCAAGCCTTTGTACAGGGCCTAGACTACCATTTTCAGCTCTTCATTCCCTTGCACCAAAGGATCGGATATTATTACACAGGGGAAATAGAATAGAATGCggcccgagagagagagaggatatcAATTGAACAGCTAAACGAATTCCGATGGGCAACGCGGTGCCTCTCCACCTCTGGCGCAGAAGGTGGCAGACCTAGAAGTTTCTAGAAGCCAAAGCTCCATCAAGCTCGCTCTCGACTAGATTTCATGGAAGCTTTTGCCATCGCCTACATGCTCGGCTTCAGCAGGTCGCATTCTTCGATCTTGGCAAACCTCCCTCGCACCCTTGGCTGGCTGTCTGCCAGAGCCTTCCTGCAAGCATACTGCAAAGCAAAACTTCAATCTGTCACTTATCCTGCCTAGAAGCTATTGATTTTTACGCTGATGGAAAACAGTGGCAGAGGACTAGTACCTTGATCTTCCTGCCAAAGTTTCGCTTGATCTTCTTCTTTCTATACCTGGAAAGCTTCTGCTTCCTTTCCTCGGTCTTCAGGTCACTGATGGTTACAAGCCTCTCACAAGGTGTCTGAAGGTTTGCTGCGTTCGCTGCTGGTCGAGGCGTGTTGGCTCCAAGGTTCTGTCAAAAGTGAATATGATAAGTGGCGAGCAATTTGCTGCTGCACAAGCATCTCCCAGATTTTCTATCTGCACATTCTTGCCCACAGAATCGCGACAACGTATGTACTGACTACTGAGGTGATGGGACCATACCAATATCTTGCACCAAAAAGGTAGcttcaaagaaaaaagaaaactgtGCAGAATAGGGAAGTCTTGTATCAGCTAAAGTAATGACCTAAAAAACTAGGAAAAGGTTGCTTTGGGCAGATATAGTAACATCTGAAATCAGCGTCATAGCTTTGATAGCCTTTGAGCAAAGCATTACTCTAAGAATGGCTAATGCAAGGGAAAAGGCAATGCTTTTCAGTTTTGGTTTCTTTCTCAACGATTCTTTTCTCAACAGCTGTGTTTAAAAAAGACTTTTATGCTGTAAGTGCGTTCTTCTCCTCAACGATTCCTTATAAAAGAATAGCTACTTCCTTATTAGCATAGTACAAGAGAAAAGGAGACGCCTAGCAAACCTGAATGTCTCCTTCACTGTAAGCTCTCCTCAACCCAAATGCTGCCTCAAAGTCCAGTCCTTGGAAGTCTAGAAAGTTCGGCCTGACAGCTCCATTCATCCAATCTGCTGAGTTGAGACATCCAGAACTAACACTTTTCTGGAGTGAGCATTCGGGAATGGCTGGCTTCTCATTCTCCATGGTTGGGAGTTCGGCCTGTATaagaacttgttcagcttgccTTGGGAATTCTTCAACTTGCAGCATGGGAATCTTAACATCCAGAAGTTCAGAGATTGTCTCTTCGATTGCAGACTTCTCCATGAGTTCCTTCTCGCACTCGTATAACACTTCACTTAGGAGAGGGTCATTTTGAATGGTGCTGATGCCTGCATCCTTAATAGTTTGATCCATTGCGCTTTCACTGCCAGACATCATTGAGATGGCAGCTGCAACAGGATCAATGCTGAGCAACGGTTCTTCGATGATGACTTCTGGAGCTTTGAACAGGTCCCCTTCTCCTCCAAGGTCATATTCTGACACCAGGGATGACTGTACCATGTTCCCCTGTTCAGTAATAAAATAGAGATGAGAACAATTTCCAATTGGCTAGAAGATAATAAAATCATAATAGTATATGAATGAAAGCCGACAAGCTGGTAAGAACGAGGCAGTCTACCTGTCTAATTAAAATGGTAGTAGGACAAACAGAGGCGACAAGATAATCTTGCTACGATGATATCTGTTAATAAGAATATATATTGTGGTAGGTATAATGGATCACCATTGCCAATTCTTTGTTTGGTTTAGTTTTGTCTTGTAGGTATTGACTTGCTGCACAGAAGTGACTAAGGCAATTCATGGTCCAGCAGTATGAAATTGCAGTAATAGACAACCCCTTTGAGGAGGTAGACGTGTAGAAGCAATATTTGCAAGTATCTGCTGATGCACATGTTAActataggccctgtttagttcccaaaatttttcctacaatactcgtcacatcgaatattcgaacacatgcatagagtattaaatacagttgaaaaaaataactaattacgtagttcaactgtaaatgacgagacgaatcttttaaacctaattagtctatgattggacattaattgtcaaataacaacgaaagtgctacagtacccaaatccaaaaaaatcggtaactaaacacagcctaattAAAAGTCCCCATCGTGCTCCGGCAGCATATACTAGTGGACATAGTCAGCATCTCAGCATCAGAAATGAAATCCTGGCCAAAAACATAACTGAAGGCTGAACCTAATTTGATGCCTTGGCTATCCATGCCACTAAATATCAGAAACCATGTGGCCTTTGTGTGGCTCGGAAGATGTATAGAAAGCAAGAAAAGCTGCAGCCAACACGAGCAATCATTCAGAATAAATCTATTAGACAGAATGAATAAATAATCCCAGGTGACTTGTACTTTGATTGGGTCCTTCTTTGGGGGACATGAAAGATTGATTACTTGAGCAGAAGGCTTTCCAGCAGGTGATTATGTACTACTGCTTGGAAGCGCCAGTGTTTTATGCAGCAGTCCAGTCATGCTTAATTTGCCTAAGATGATTGAACCTGTCATTGCAAAGCCATTGATTCCAGAGGTGTCCAAATCCAATCCAACCCTAGCTAGTGTTACAAATGGAGAATCAAGGGTTGTTCCTTCTAGTTGACATATGCACATATAGTATTATTACAAAGTAAGCAGTGGGCAATTTGATTGAGCCCCGACAATGCGAGCTATCTACATCAAACCAGAGTGGGGAGCGGGAAAGAGAGGAAAgcgacatttttttttcttttctgggtGGCGGCGCATAAACAGAAGCTAGCAATTCTATTTCTGTTGGGCAGAAATTTCTTCTTCCAAACCTTCTTGCTACGAAATTGCACAGCAACagttttattttctttcctGTTAATCGATGAATTCAGTGGGGGAATCACCGAATCAGAGAGCAGGAGGAGCAGAGCATACCAAGAAACAACAGTAAGAGGGGAGAGCAGGAAGTGAAATCGCAATCAAGACGGCAGTGGTCTGCTCA containing:
- the LOC120664394 gene encoding uncharacterized protein LOC120664394; the protein is MYADAGFGFAAAYSPAALASSQHQPAYDLAFSSAAAHPVVSMDAVASLPEMPAAHLGNMVQSSLVSEYDLGGEGDLFKAPEVIIEEPLLSIDPVAAAISMMSGSESAMDQTIKDAGISTIQNDPLLSEVLYECEKELMEKSAIEETISELLDVKIPMLQVEEFPRQAEQVLIQAELPTMENEKPAIPECSLQKSVSSGCLNSADWMNGAVRPNFLDFQGLDFEAAFGLRRAYSEGDIQNLGANTPRPAANAANLQTPCERLVTISDLKTEERKQKLSRYRKKKIKRNFGRKIKYACRKALADSQPRVRGRFAKIEECDLLKPSM